From the genome of Opitutaceae bacterium, one region includes:
- a CDS encoding LOG family protein codes for MHHDQFWTSQDGQILLVKPKDDAGAILTLAFWPRNPAEFEFLKAHLADVRFTLRSTLARIGIEMLMRGPFCIDGNRLTIEADAFIYDTSFPNTPFWKKLLRPGVPVGRLYYAPPAAKLTTGEIWASVKSNKIKLPNTISIDRDGRVYLTPHQVTYSLNPKLPRGSFERLVSGEAGRSYLDKVQIRHEASPLTVPPRSGILTSCSMYLKEHYVVLNQGEGHFGIHTSAVLLDPLKTFGTNVMLEIYNTGDQPVVNPLVSVEIFRAPPPADPETKAIARRRTRLLSTVTDIYQCLDENPPKSTAEARPKTTITVRGQSALMENACLFFQAGSPPSLRGKLAEARLDACGYKTMVQALDNAPPDADTLLIDYFPNLFENIELLTRIHELKLRRIVFRKPSRTHGFFLSSNAHSRLDSFYAIGLDVYWYNTAMGDLYIHTYKKDQGFFIREELVKRFEGATILAFYGSAAGLDVEQTRRISTLIDTLTGFVGPNVGVLTGGGGGVMRLATDQARSQGALTGACFLELEAQPPELGVDFFNTFQEHSRHFRQKWFEVADFCIFNVGGVGTLEEIGIELCNLKLGIRQRVPYVFFDSTFFADLRGQLQEMVRTQRAPAWMLDYILFSDDPEEVVAFYRKKLQVL; via the coding sequence GCCCACCTCGCCGACGTGCGATTCACCCTGAGAAGCACCCTCGCGCGCATCGGCATCGAAATGCTCATGCGCGGCCCCTTCTGCATCGACGGCAACCGCCTCACCATCGAGGCCGATGCATTCATCTACGACACCAGCTTTCCCAACACCCCTTTCTGGAAAAAGCTGCTCCGGCCCGGGGTCCCCGTCGGGCGCCTCTACTACGCCCCGCCCGCAGCCAAGCTGACCACCGGCGAGATCTGGGCGAGCGTCAAGTCGAACAAGATCAAGCTGCCCAACACCATCAGCATAGACCGCGACGGGCGCGTCTATCTCACGCCCCACCAGGTCACCTACTCGCTCAATCCCAAGCTCCCGCGCGGCAGCTTCGAGCGCCTTGTATCCGGCGAGGCCGGACGGTCCTACCTCGACAAGGTCCAGATCCGCCATGAAGCCTCACCGCTCACCGTCCCCCCCCGCTCGGGCATCCTGACAAGCTGCTCCATGTATCTGAAGGAGCACTACGTCGTGCTCAACCAGGGCGAGGGACACTTCGGCATCCACACCAGCGCCGTGCTCCTGGATCCCCTCAAGACCTTCGGCACGAACGTCATGCTGGAGATCTACAACACCGGCGACCAGCCGGTCGTGAATCCACTCGTCTCCGTCGAGATTTTCCGCGCGCCACCGCCCGCCGACCCTGAAACCAAGGCCATCGCCCGGCGCCGCACCCGGCTGCTCTCGACCGTCACCGACATCTACCAGTGCCTCGACGAAAATCCCCCGAAAAGCACCGCCGAGGCCCGCCCCAAGACCACGATCACCGTGCGCGGTCAGAGCGCCCTGATGGAGAACGCCTGCCTTTTCTTTCAGGCGGGCAGCCCTCCCAGCCTCCGGGGAAAACTCGCCGAGGCGCGACTCGACGCCTGCGGCTACAAGACCATGGTGCAGGCGCTCGACAACGCCCCGCCTGACGCCGACACCCTGCTGATCGATTACTTTCCGAATCTGTTCGAGAACATCGAGCTCCTCACCCGCATCCACGAGCTCAAGCTGCGCCGCATCGTCTTTCGCAAACCGTCGCGCACCCACGGTTTCTTCCTCTCCAGCAACGCGCACAGCCGGCTCGACAGCTTCTACGCCATCGGACTCGACGTGTACTGGTACAACACCGCCATGGGCGACCTGTACATCCACACCTACAAGAAGGACCAGGGGTTCTTCATTCGGGAGGAACTGGTGAAACGCTTCGAGGGCGCAACCATCCTCGCGTTCTACGGAAGCGCCGCCGGACTCGATGTCGAGCAGACGCGCCGGATCTCAACGCTGATCGACACGCTCACCGGCTTCGTTGGACCCAACGTCGGCGTGCTCACGGGAGGAGGTGGTGGAGTGATGCGCCTGGCCACCGACCAGGCCCGAAGCCAGGGCGCGCTCACCGGGGCGTGTTTCCTCGAGCTTGAGGCCCAGCCTCCGGAGCTCGGTGTCGATTTCTTCAACACCTTTCAGGAACACTCCCGCCATTTCCGGCAAAAATGGTTCGAGGTCGCGGATTTCTGCATCTTCAACGTCGGCGGGGTGGGCACGCTCGAGGAGATCGGCATCGAGCTCTGCAATCTGAAACTCGGAATCCGCCAGCGCGTGCCCTACGTTTTCTTCGACTCCACCTTCTTCGCCGACCTCCGCGGCCAGTTGCAGGAAATGGTGCGCACGCAGCGGGCTCCCGCCTGGATGCTGGACTACATCCTGTTCTCCGACGACCCCGAGGAGGTTGTCGCGTTCTACCGCAAGAAACTGCAGGTCCTCTGA